A single Corynebacterium stationis DNA region contains:
- the nagB gene encoding glucosamine-6-phosphate deaminase, with protein sequence MEILIRPDAASVAQAAADIIADYADRGATLGLATGSTPVAMYKELIARYQRGELSFSQSQAFLLDEYIGLPREHEQSYFATIRREFTYHIDIDDARVYSPDGMAAHPDDAGLAYDKAIAEAGGIDVQVLGVGTDGHIGFNEPGSSLSSGTRMKTLHASTISDNARFFESTQDVPVHVLTQGLGTISRGGHLMLLATGDNKADAVAALAEGPLSAICPASILQLHPHATVIVDEAAAARLKHADYYHFVEANKPGWQGH encoded by the coding sequence ATGGAAATACTAATCCGTCCTGACGCTGCGTCAGTTGCTCAGGCTGCAGCTGACATCATCGCGGACTATGCCGACCGTGGCGCAACACTGGGATTGGCCACAGGATCGACGCCGGTGGCTATGTACAAAGAACTCATCGCGAGATATCAGCGCGGGGAGCTGAGCTTTTCCCAGTCCCAAGCCTTCTTGCTGGATGAATACATTGGGCTGCCGCGTGAACATGAGCAATCTTATTTTGCGACCATTCGCCGGGAATTCACCTACCACATCGATATCGATGATGCCCGGGTGTATTCACCGGACGGAATGGCTGCACATCCTGATGACGCAGGACTTGCCTACGACAAAGCCATTGCTGAGGCCGGTGGCATCGACGTGCAAGTACTCGGCGTAGGCACAGACGGGCACATTGGATTTAACGAGCCCGGTAGCTCATTATCTTCTGGTACACGGATGAAGACACTGCATGCCAGCACTATTTCTGACAATGCGCGATTCTTTGAATCCACCCAAGATGTACCGGTTCACGTGCTAACCCAAGGCCTGGGCACGATTAGCCGTGGCGGGCATCTGATGCTGCTGGCCACGGGTGATAACAAAGCAGACGCTGTTGCGGCTTTGGCTGAAGGTCCGTTGAGTGCGATATGTCCGGCATCGATTCTGCAACTTCATCCGCACGCCACGGTGATCGTGGATGAGGCGGCAGCAGCGCGTCTTAAACACGCTGACTATTACCACTTCGTGGAAGCCAATAAACCTGGTTGGCAGGGCCATTGA
- a CDS encoding putative N-acetylmannosamine-6-phosphate 2-epimerase, whose amino-acid sequence MKLSFEKLRPLIEGKVIVSAQAPDGHALRDTHALTAIAKACVNGGSPAIRCGGYGGVEDIASISNAVDVPVFGLTKEGTVGVYITPTRESVRAVAQAGAAVVCADATFRDRPDGSALADLIETAHAEGILFMADCATPEQAKAAADAGADIVSTTLAGYTEDRPKTDGPDFEALEQTRKLIGPDVFLIGEGRFSSPADAAKGLELGANAIIVGTAITDPGWITAHFQAGVVNES is encoded by the coding sequence ATGAAGCTATCTTTTGAGAAACTCCGCCCACTGATTGAAGGCAAGGTAATTGTCTCCGCACAAGCACCGGATGGACATGCCTTACGCGATACGCATGCTCTGACCGCGATTGCGAAAGCATGCGTCAATGGCGGATCACCTGCCATTCGCTGTGGCGGCTATGGCGGAGTGGAGGATATTGCATCCATCAGCAACGCCGTAGATGTCCCAGTGTTTGGCCTGACCAAAGAAGGCACGGTGGGCGTCTACATCACACCGACACGCGAATCAGTGCGCGCAGTAGCCCAAGCTGGCGCTGCAGTTGTGTGCGCGGATGCAACCTTCCGTGACCGTCCAGATGGCTCCGCCTTGGCTGACCTTATTGAGACTGCGCACGCAGAAGGCATTCTCTTCATGGCAGACTGCGCTACCCCAGAACAGGCTAAAGCCGCTGCGGATGCCGGCGCGGACATCGTATCCACGACATTGGCTGGATACACAGAAGACCGCCCGAAGACGGACGGTCCTGATTTTGAGGCACTTGAGCAAACGCGAAAGCTTATCGGCCCCGATGTTTTCCTCATTGGTGAGGGGCGTTTTTCCTCACCAGCTGATGCTGCCAAGGGCCTGGAACTAGGAGCGAACGCCATCATTGTTGGCACCGCGATTACTGATCCGGGTTGGATCACCGCTCACTTCCAGGCTGGCGTAGTAAACGAGTCTTAG
- a CDS encoding FadR/GntR family transcriptional regulator, with translation MTYPNSAGNDSAAPQAGGFTPLPSLSRTGSVIQAIKGYIISHKLNPGDPLPSENQLSQELQGSRSAIREAIGQLQALDIVRVERGKGTFVGNLSIAPLAETILLRASLEPGSLNTLRDVVEVRKMLDIGSARAIVAALNGSTNPALSALVTSMEKKAQAGEPFLDEDNAFHQQLYTHTSALLSQLGTTLWSIHMQALTSADVRTDELEDTARAHRKMLTAAEAGDLDTYLVAVDEHYAPLLNSLA, from the coding sequence ATGACATACCCCAACTCCGCGGGAAACGACTCCGCAGCCCCACAGGCAGGCGGCTTTACTCCCCTGCCATCGCTCAGCCGCACAGGTAGCGTTATTCAAGCCATCAAAGGCTACATTATTTCGCACAAGCTAAATCCCGGCGATCCTCTCCCCTCTGAGAATCAACTCTCTCAGGAACTGCAAGGATCCCGTTCAGCCATACGCGAAGCCATCGGCCAGCTCCAAGCTTTAGATATCGTCCGCGTTGAACGCGGCAAAGGCACCTTTGTCGGCAATTTGTCCATAGCTCCGTTGGCAGAAACTATTTTGCTGCGAGCTTCTTTAGAACCAGGCAGCCTCAATACCTTGCGGGATGTGGTTGAAGTTCGCAAGATGCTAGATATTGGTTCTGCCCGCGCTATTGTCGCCGCTCTTAATGGCTCCACCAACCCCGCGCTAAGCGCGCTTGTGACGTCTATGGAGAAAAAAGCCCAGGCTGGCGAACCTTTCTTGGATGAAGACAATGCTTTCCATCAACAGCTTTATACCCACACCTCCGCGCTGCTATCCCAACTCGGCACCACGTTGTGGAGTATCCACATGCAAGCACTTACTAGTGCCGATGTTCGTACTGACGAGCTAGAAGACACCGCCCGCGCACACCGCAAGATGCTCACCGCTGCCGAAGCTGGCGACCTGGACACCTACCTCGTGGCTGTTGATGAGCACTACGCTCCCCTGCTCAACTCCCTCGCTTAA
- a CDS encoding dipeptide/oligopeptide/nickel ABC transporter permease/ATP-binding protein produces the protein MTSKKQKLQAMEDNAGKVRFRRWNAMSLGSKLSIIVLGIVALSAILAPLLAPHDPQAITMKGLPPSAENIFGTDHLGRDVASRLLYGGRYSMLVGLASTGIALAIATLLGSIAAVSRRAIDELIMRTMDVIMSVPAIALAAVSVVVFRDPSNPEALIWVIIGSIAFVYIPQLTRIVRANVLSEYGKDYVNAVVVAGARAPWTLSRHVMRNCAAPILVFATLLVADAIILEASLTFIGAGLQEPIATWGNILSAAQPGVLRGEWWQALFPGIMIMLTVLCLNIVSEGITDAMVAAPTGPAKTKPSKHAQREQDRLLADSVAAHEAQKEGLAKRIDELKRVEGLRDDRQIPPEDSPVLLEVKNLCIKFPRHGDVNVVDNVSFTVRKGETMALVGESGCGKSITAFAIMGLIDPSAEVTGEALYEGRDLLSMPKKERQSLLGHELAMVYQDALSSLNPGMLIKSQMKQLTSRGGTRSAEDLLELVGLEPKRTLESYPHELSGGQRQRVLIAMALTRDPKLVIADEPTTALDVTVQKQVIELLNDLRDKLGFAMIFVSHDLALVAEVAHKVTVMYAGQVVEQAENVELLTNPVHEYTRGLLGAVLSIEASSGRLHQIPGVVPSPKDFPSGDRFAPRSSHAGYGEDITPVRTKVGPPEADHTYAAIPDKETGVISPGTPTERLNTPEGA, from the coding sequence ATGACTTCAAAGAAGCAAAAACTCCAAGCGATGGAAGACAACGCCGGTAAAGTGCGCTTTCGTCGGTGGAACGCAATGAGCTTGGGCTCAAAACTGTCGATTATCGTCTTGGGCATTGTTGCACTCAGCGCCATTCTGGCACCGCTGCTTGCGCCACATGATCCGCAGGCCATCACAATGAAGGGATTGCCGCCTTCAGCGGAAAATATCTTCGGCACTGATCATCTGGGTCGCGATGTTGCATCGCGTTTGCTCTATGGCGGGCGTTATTCAATGCTGGTGGGTTTGGCATCGACAGGCATTGCTCTTGCCATCGCCACGCTCTTAGGCTCTATTGCTGCGGTATCACGCCGGGCGATCGATGAGCTGATTATGCGCACCATGGACGTCATCATGTCCGTGCCTGCAATTGCTTTGGCCGCTGTATCCGTCGTCGTCTTTCGTGACCCCTCGAACCCCGAGGCGCTGATCTGGGTCATCATCGGCTCCATTGCCTTTGTCTATATCCCACAGCTCACCCGTATTGTTCGCGCGAATGTGCTTAGTGAATACGGCAAGGACTATGTCAATGCAGTCGTTGTCGCAGGTGCCCGCGCACCGTGGACTTTGTCGCGCCACGTCATGCGCAACTGTGCTGCACCAATCCTGGTGTTTGCCACGCTTCTTGTTGCTGACGCCATCATCCTCGAGGCATCTTTGACCTTTATTGGCGCAGGCCTGCAAGAACCAATCGCTACCTGGGGCAATATCTTGTCCGCTGCCCAGCCAGGCGTCCTGCGCGGCGAATGGTGGCAAGCGCTTTTCCCCGGCATCATGATCATGCTGACCGTGCTGTGTCTCAACATTGTCTCTGAAGGTATTACTGATGCCATGGTGGCAGCACCTACTGGCCCAGCTAAGACTAAGCCTTCTAAGCATGCTCAGCGTGAGCAGGACCGCCTGTTGGCTGATTCTGTTGCTGCACACGAAGCACAAAAAGAGGGACTGGCCAAGCGCATTGATGAGCTCAAACGCGTGGAGGGCTTGCGCGATGACCGTCAGATTCCACCTGAGGATTCCCCGGTGCTTTTGGAAGTCAAGAACTTGTGCATCAAGTTCCCACGCCACGGTGATGTCAACGTGGTGGACAATGTTTCCTTCACCGTGCGTAAGGGGGAAACCATGGCGCTGGTTGGTGAATCTGGTTGTGGTAAATCGATTACAGCCTTTGCGATTATGGGTCTGATTGATCCATCCGCAGAAGTCACCGGTGAAGCACTCTATGAAGGTCGCGACTTGCTGTCGATGCCGAAGAAAGAACGCCAGTCACTGCTTGGACACGAACTTGCCATGGTGTACCAGGATGCGTTGAGTTCCCTGAACCCAGGCATGCTGATTAAGTCGCAGATGAAGCAGCTGACCTCGCGCGGTGGTACCCGCAGCGCTGAAGACCTTTTGGAGCTTGTCGGTCTGGAGCCGAAGCGCACTTTGGAGTCTTATCCACATGAGCTCTCCGGTGGCCAACGCCAGCGCGTGCTCATTGCGATGGCACTGACCCGTGACCCGAAGCTGGTTATCGCGGACGAACCAACCACTGCGCTGGATGTGACCGTGCAGAAGCAGGTTATTGAGTTGCTCAATGATCTCCGTGACAAGCTCGGCTTTGCGATGATCTTCGTATCCCACGACTTGGCACTAGTTGCCGAAGTCGCCCACAAGGTCACTGTCATGTACGCCGGCCAGGTGGTAGAACAAGCAGAGAATGTGGAACTGCTGACTAACCCAGTCCATGAATACACCCGTGGTCTGCTCGGCGCTGTGCTATCTATTGAGGCATCCTCTGGTCGCCTACATCAGATTCCGGGCGTTGTTCCTTCCCCGAAGGACTTCCCATCCGGTGACCGCTTTGCCCCACGTTCATCGCATGCTGGATATGGGGAAGACATCACACCAGTGCGCACCAAGGTAGGCCCACCTGAAGCAGACCACACTTACGCTGCGATCCCCGATAAAGAAACTGGTGTCATCTCACCAGGCACACCTACCGAGCGCCTTAATACTCCGGAAGGAGCGTAA
- a CDS encoding N-acetylglucosamine-6-phosphate deacetylase, whose amino-acid sequence MMVHSESQAPKDLFSGDITGLFYDGVNLPRPATLTLINGVLDTVVDAVDATEFDESAGAEWHGPLIVPGFIDVHNHGGAGGGFPTGTIEECIDAAMYHRARGSTTLWASLVSAPGDELVAQTSLLASLAQQGYIAGIHMEGPFISSARCGAQNPVNIIDGDPDMFAEVISAGEGYLKSITFAPETAHVDQLFELCAQHGVIASLGHTNADFDTMAAAISRGREIGATVAATHLFNAMPQIHHRAPGAAAALISAGARGEIGLEVIADGTHLDDGAVDMVINAAPHNSFGITDAMAAAGKADGDYVLGALDVTVADGVARLTNGGAIAGGTSTLAEQFSRRMTRGASIRQASAFVTGNVARVMGMGELTTVITGKPADLVVFANGGDSLPELTIAAGRALYPRATSK is encoded by the coding sequence ATGATGGTGCACTCAGAAAGCCAGGCGCCCAAAGATCTATTTAGCGGCGATATCACCGGGCTGTTTTATGACGGTGTGAATTTGCCACGTCCCGCAACTTTGACGTTGATTAACGGAGTCCTAGACACCGTCGTTGACGCTGTTGATGCAACCGAGTTTGATGAATCCGCTGGTGCGGAATGGCACGGTCCGTTGATTGTGCCAGGCTTTATTGACGTACATAATCATGGCGGTGCGGGCGGCGGTTTTCCTACGGGAACTATAGAAGAATGCATTGATGCTGCGATGTATCACCGTGCACGTGGCAGCACGACACTGTGGGCTTCTTTGGTTTCCGCGCCTGGGGATGAGTTAGTTGCACAAACGTCGTTGCTGGCAAGTTTGGCTCAACAGGGATATATCGCAGGCATTCACATGGAAGGCCCGTTTATCTCATCAGCTCGCTGTGGTGCGCAGAACCCTGTGAACATTATAGACGGTGACCCGGACATGTTTGCTGAGGTTATTTCTGCAGGTGAAGGATATTTGAAGTCCATTACCTTTGCGCCAGAAACCGCGCATGTGGATCAGCTTTTTGAACTATGTGCGCAGCATGGTGTCATCGCGTCATTGGGGCATACTAATGCTGACTTTGACACGATGGCGGCGGCTATCTCGCGTGGCCGTGAGATAGGTGCGACGGTGGCCGCCACGCACTTGTTCAATGCTATGCCGCAAATTCACCACCGCGCTCCAGGTGCAGCAGCAGCGCTTATTAGTGCCGGTGCCCGCGGGGAAATCGGACTAGAGGTCATTGCTGATGGCACACATTTAGATGATGGTGCTGTCGACATGGTGATCAATGCTGCGCCGCACAATTCTTTTGGCATCACGGACGCGATGGCTGCGGCGGGTAAGGCTGATGGCGATTATGTTCTTGGCGCACTGGATGTCACCGTCGCGGATGGAGTGGCGCGTTTGACCAATGGTGGTGCTATCGCTGGTGGTACCAGCACTTTGGCCGAGCAATTTTCCCGCCGGATGACGCGTGGTGCGAGCATCCGCCAAGCCAGTGCCTTTGTTACTGGCAATGTCGCTCGCGTAATGGGAATGGGTGAGCTGACCACAGTAATAACTGGAAAGCCAGCGGACCTGGTGGTATTTGCAAACGGTGGCGACTCGCTTCCCGAGTTGACCATTGCGGCTGGTCGTGCGCTATATCCACGAGCAACCTCGAAGTAG
- a CDS encoding ABC transporter substrate-binding protein: protein MAHLNRRAKVLTAMLATAGLFVTACGSSDDTSDAAGGADGAGNGTIISGVAYATTNYHPSSTSSALAMGTNWHVVEGLYEQDLSDYSVYKALAAEDEPTEISDTEYEISIREGAKFSDGSDVTSADVVSSFDRSMAEGNIYAEMVDFIDTVEAKDDSTITLKLKYPFELLKERLSVVKIVPESATDDELTNMPIGSGPYKYESITDSQVVAVPNENYNGEKEAKNAKLIWDVLVDDTARTNAGQSGAADVIENVSADNASLLEGAGMTIEEKDGFNLPFLLFNTEKEPFNDERVRQAFHRAIDKQQLVDNNMSGKATEATSFLPESHPNYSEADTDLSYDPEAAKSLLEEAGAEDLSVTLLTTDHTWIEQLSPQIKNNLEAVGITVNIQSQASASLYADYLDVEDPTFDVALAPGDPSVFGQDPALLMNWWYGDNVWTKQRSFWQESDKEAFDELRTVLDEGVRKPADEAQENWDTAQDIIAENAVVYPLFHRSLLTAYNPEKLEGFKAISTTGLQLLDTTASE from the coding sequence ATGGCACACCTAAACCGCCGCGCGAAGGTCTTGACCGCAATGTTGGCCACTGCCGGACTCTTCGTCACAGCTTGTGGAAGCTCTGATGACACTTCCGACGCCGCAGGTGGTGCTGATGGCGCAGGCAACGGCACCATTATTTCCGGCGTTGCGTACGCAACCACCAACTACCACCCATCGTCGACCTCATCGGCATTGGCTATGGGTACCAACTGGCACGTAGTTGAAGGCCTATATGAGCAGGACCTTTCGGACTACTCCGTATACAAGGCTCTGGCCGCTGAAGACGAGCCAACAGAAATCTCCGACACGGAGTACGAGATTTCTATCCGTGAGGGCGCAAAGTTCTCCGACGGCTCCGATGTCACCTCTGCTGACGTCGTATCCTCCTTTGACCGCTCCATGGCCGAAGGCAATATCTATGCAGAAATGGTGGATTTTATTGACACCGTTGAAGCGAAAGATGATTCCACCATCACCTTGAAGCTGAAGTACCCATTCGAGCTGCTCAAGGAACGCCTCTCGGTAGTCAAGATTGTTCCTGAGTCTGCGACCGATGATGAGCTGACCAATATGCCTATCGGTTCTGGTCCTTACAAATATGAGTCGATTACTGACTCACAGGTTGTTGCGGTACCTAATGAGAATTACAACGGTGAAAAGGAAGCGAAGAACGCCAAGTTAATTTGGGACGTTCTGGTAGATGACACTGCACGTACCAACGCTGGTCAGTCCGGCGCAGCGGACGTTATTGAAAACGTATCTGCTGATAACGCTTCCTTGCTTGAGGGCGCTGGCATGACGATTGAAGAAAAGGATGGCTTCAACCTGCCATTCTTGCTCTTCAACACCGAGAAGGAACCGTTCAATGATGAGCGTGTCCGCCAGGCATTCCACCGCGCTATCGATAAGCAGCAGTTGGTGGATAACAATATGTCCGGGAAGGCAACCGAAGCAACATCCTTCCTGCCGGAAAGCCACCCAAACTACTCTGAGGCTGACACTGACCTGAGCTACGACCCAGAAGCAGCAAAATCGCTTCTGGAAGAAGCTGGCGCTGAAGATCTCTCGGTAACTTTGTTGACCACGGACCACACCTGGATTGAGCAGCTGTCCCCACAGATCAAAAACAATCTGGAGGCAGTGGGTATTACCGTCAACATCCAGTCCCAGGCTTCTGCTTCTCTTTATGCTGACTACTTGGATGTAGAAGACCCAACCTTCGATGTTGCGTTGGCTCCTGGTGACCCTTCAGTATTCGGGCAAGACCCAGCTTTGCTGATGAACTGGTGGTACGGAGACAACGTGTGGACCAAGCAGCGTTCCTTCTGGCAGGAATCTGACAAGGAAGCTTTCGACGAACTGCGGACCGTGCTCGATGAAGGCGTTCGTAAGCCAGCAGATGAAGCACAAGAGAACTGGGATACCGCCCAGGACATCATCGCAGAAAATGCTGTGGTCTACCCACTGTTCCACCGCTCCCTGCTGACTGCGTATAACCCCGAAAAGCTTGAGGGCTTCAAGGCAATCTCCACTACTGGCCTCCAACTGTTGGATACAACCGCTAGCGAATAA
- a CDS encoding ROK family protein, protein MPSFCTITLDIGGTKIAYGLIPDTQPTTVLALGRIPSQPANSTAYQQVCLALEQALAAAKTAGLEPARVGIAAPGVVDTATGIVTYAGATMPGWQGTNLYDLVFKETGLPSIATNDVRAFGLGEFKHGGHSDYSRVLFISLGTGLGGAVIDDRVLLTSPRATAGEFSELVTSDAFGYAQRAELVASGTGLTIYYNDIEEGHTPAIGEIAWRELEPTDTRLEDITEEDVHFESILKGNLTGLGQTLGAIVTAFDADAIIIGGGLASLGERVLEPIRAGLSSSALAPNKSTPVIRARLGDNSPLIGAGVLATTHLG, encoded by the coding sequence ATGCCTAGCTTTTGCACAATCACACTTGATATCGGTGGTACAAAGATCGCCTATGGTCTCATCCCCGATACACAACCCACCACGGTTTTAGCCCTAGGGCGCATCCCTAGCCAACCAGCCAATTCGACCGCTTATCAGCAGGTTTGCCTAGCGCTCGAGCAGGCTCTCGCAGCAGCAAAGACGGCAGGCCTTGAACCAGCGCGCGTAGGCATTGCTGCCCCCGGAGTGGTGGATACTGCCACTGGGATTGTTACCTACGCTGGGGCCACTATGCCCGGTTGGCAAGGCACTAACCTGTATGACTTGGTGTTTAAAGAGACCGGATTGCCGAGCATCGCCACCAATGATGTTCGCGCATTCGGGCTTGGTGAATTCAAACACGGTGGCCACTCTGATTATTCGCGGGTGCTGTTTATCTCCCTTGGCACAGGCCTAGGCGGCGCAGTCATTGATGACCGCGTATTACTTACTTCCCCACGTGCGACCGCCGGGGAGTTTTCAGAGTTGGTCACCTCTGATGCGTTTGGATATGCCCAGCGCGCAGAACTGGTCGCTTCGGGGACCGGATTAACCATCTATTACAACGATATTGAAGAAGGCCACACCCCAGCTATCGGCGAAATTGCCTGGCGTGAGCTCGAACCTACAGACACTAGGTTGGAAGATATCACCGAAGAAGACGTGCACTTTGAGTCCATTTTGAAGGGAAATCTCACTGGCCTGGGACAAACCTTGGGTGCGATAGTGACAGCTTTCGATGCTGACGCAATCATCATCGGCGGTGGCTTGGCCAGCCTCGGAGAAAGAGTTTTGGAACCAATCCGCGCAGGCCTTTCTTCCTCTGCGCTAGCACCCAATAAATCCACCCCGGTTATCCGCGCTAGGCTCGGTGACAATTCTCCGCTCATCGGCGCCGGTGTTCTTGCCACCACCCACCTGGGTTAA
- a CDS encoding ABC transporter permease, producing the protein MNNLIRLVGRRIVLLPIMVLGVTFLVFVLMSLSPIDPAYAALGESATPEALAAYRETNGLNDPWYVQFGSYITGMLQGDLGVYGQAGLPVADKVFAALPITLQLTFFGLIIAVLISFPLGIIAALFRNRWPDQVIRFFSVVFIATPSFWLAILLVMAFIGTLPVAGPLPQLMEDPAGWFERMLLPAVSLAVPVIGQMTRIVRTSMVEELDSDYVRTAIGAGIPRSVVVSRNVLRNALITPVTVLGLRVGYLIGGAVVIEIIFNLQGMGRVLIDGITNSWVSVVQGSALVVAIAFILVNIIVDVLYVLINPRIRAV; encoded by the coding sequence ATGAACAATCTCATCCGCCTCGTCGGTAGACGCATTGTGCTGCTGCCCATCATGGTGTTAGGAGTGACGTTTTTAGTATTCGTTCTGATGTCACTGTCGCCCATTGACCCCGCATATGCAGCGCTTGGTGAATCTGCCACCCCAGAAGCACTTGCCGCTTATCGTGAAACCAATGGTCTCAACGACCCGTGGTATGTCCAATTTGGCTCTTATATCACAGGAATGCTCCAGGGCGACCTGGGCGTCTACGGACAAGCCGGACTGCCTGTGGCAGATAAGGTCTTTGCAGCACTGCCAATTACCCTGCAGCTGACTTTCTTCGGTCTTATCATCGCCGTTTTGATTTCATTTCCGCTGGGAATTATTGCAGCACTGTTTCGTAACCGTTGGCCGGATCAGGTCATCCGGTTCTTCTCCGTCGTCTTCATTGCAACTCCTTCTTTCTGGTTGGCAATCCTTCTGGTGATGGCGTTTATCGGCACGCTGCCTGTTGCCGGCCCGCTGCCACAACTCATGGAAGACCCCGCTGGTTGGTTTGAGCGTATGTTGCTTCCGGCAGTCTCTCTCGCAGTTCCTGTTATTGGTCAGATGACCCGTATTGTGCGTACTTCCATGGTAGAAGAGCTCGATTCGGATTATGTTCGTACCGCGATCGGCGCTGGCATCCCGCGGAGCGTCGTAGTATCCCGCAATGTGTTGCGTAATGCGCTGATTACTCCAGTAACCGTGCTGGGTTTGCGCGTGGGCTACCTCATCGGTGGCGCGGTGGTCATTGAGATCATCTTCAACCTTCAAGGCATGGGCCGCGTGCTTATCGATGGCATTACCAATTCTTGGGTCAGCGTTGTCCAGGGGTCGGCGTTGGTTGTTGCTATTGCCTTCATCCTGGTCAACATCATTGTTGACGTGCTCTATGTACTGATTAACCCTCGAATTCGGGCGGTGTAA
- a CDS encoding dihydrodipicolinate synthase family protein has protein sequence MSNASIANLSGVIPPVIVPLNDDRSFDRESYVTHLERLIASGVHGLFILGSSGEVAFSTRERRQEILEATMSIVDGRLPVLAGVVDTQTERVLEHVRDAEAAGVDGLVATAPFYALGGLEVVEAHFRAIAKATDLPVYAYDIPVCVNVKLPVDLLMRLAADGVIAGVKDSSGDDVAFRWLCQANEDAGHPLRIFTGHEVVVDGAYLSGADGSVPGLGNVDPDGYVRQWDAYQNGDWETVRAEQERIARLMHIVTVTSGVSGFGAGIGGFKTALQLLNVIKTNQMPLPVARMEGENVEAVRKVLQEANLI, from the coding sequence ATGTCTAATGCATCTATCGCAAACCTCTCCGGTGTCATCCCGCCCGTTATCGTTCCCCTCAATGATGACCGGAGCTTTGACCGCGAATCCTACGTCACCCATTTGGAGCGCCTCATCGCCTCCGGCGTGCATGGCCTGTTCATCCTGGGATCTTCCGGGGAAGTTGCTTTCTCTACCCGTGAGCGTCGTCAGGAAATCCTGGAAGCAACCATGAGCATTGTCGATGGACGACTGCCGGTTCTTGCTGGGGTAGTGGACACTCAGACCGAACGTGTACTTGAGCATGTTCGCGATGCTGAAGCGGCAGGGGTTGACGGACTGGTTGCCACCGCACCGTTTTATGCACTGGGTGGATTGGAAGTAGTCGAAGCGCACTTCCGTGCCATTGCCAAAGCGACGGATCTGCCCGTGTATGCCTATGACATTCCTGTCTGCGTCAACGTCAAACTACCCGTAGATTTGTTGATGCGCCTTGCTGCGGATGGAGTAATCGCTGGCGTCAAAGATTCTTCGGGCGATGATGTGGCATTCCGGTGGTTGTGCCAGGCTAATGAAGACGCTGGTCACCCGCTACGTATTTTTACAGGGCACGAGGTTGTGGTTGATGGTGCTTACTTGTCTGGCGCAGATGGCAGCGTTCCTGGTCTGGGCAACGTTGATCCTGATGGATATGTCCGTCAATGGGATGCTTACCAAAATGGGGACTGGGAAACAGTGCGCGCCGAGCAAGAGCGTATCGCGCGCCTGATGCACATTGTGACTGTTACCAGCGGAGTATCCGGATTCGGAGCTGGTATTGGTGGGTTTAAGACTGCGTTGCAGTTGCTTAACGTTATCAAGACCAATCAGATGCCTCTGCCTGTTGCTCGCATGGAAGGCGAAAATGTTGAAGCAGTCCGCAAGGTACTGCAGGAGGCTAATTTGATCTAG